One Candidatus Sulfurimonas baltica DNA segment encodes these proteins:
- a CDS encoding YgaP family membrane protein, with product MCFNAGKVDRIVRVVAGLGLIAYGIVTANMIVAGIGAIPLLTGLVGFCPFYPMLKINTGCKK from the coding sequence ATGTGTTTTAATGCAGGAAAAGTAGATAGAATAGTTAGAGTTGTTGCTGGTTTAGGTTTGATTGCCTATGGAATTGTTACTGCTAATATGATAGTTGCCGGTATCGGTGCGATACCTCTTTTAACAGGTCTGGTTGGCTTTTGTCCATTTTACCCAATGCTAAAAATTAATACAGGTTGTAAAAAATAG